Genomic DNA from Corynebacterium diphtheriae:
CTGTAATAGCTCTTTTTGCAACAATGTTCATTCGCCGTCGTATCCTCTTGTTCATTGCACTATGTTTGTCTCTTGTTGGATCCGCTGGCGTTGCAAATTTAACGTACCAGTTGTACCCAGATCTGCGTTCGCTTGTCCCAGTCGAAGTTGCGCGTGAGATGTCTTATAGCGAATTTGCTCACGTTTCCAAGGCGCCGACTGCTCAGGGGAGAGAGATAGGCGCGAAGGTGACTTTTTCATTAGTAGGAGAAAAATCGTCTTTTCCTGCACGTGATGCCATTGCCTACATTCCTCCTAGTTATTGGACGAAACAAGCTGATTCTTTACCCGTATTAGTGCTCATGGCGGGCAGTCCTGGGAGTCCTTCGGATTGGTTCGAGTCTGCACGAGTAGACACCGTTGCTGACGAATATCAGCGCACACATGATGGAAAGTCGCCAATTGTGATTAGCGTTGATGCTACGGCAACTCTGGGCGGTGATCCGCTTTGCGTCGATGGGCCTGAGTTTAAAGTGATGACTTATCTTACCCAAGATGTTCCAACGGGGATTAAAAATGCTTTTAAAGTCAATTCTGATCAGTCTCAATGGACTATTGGGGGGTTAAGTTATGGTGGAACATGTAGCTTTCAGGTAATTACTAATCATCCTAGTGCTTATGGCCATTTCCTAGATTTTTCAGGCCAAGATGAGTTAGTTTCGGGTACTCACGAACAAACATTAGCGAAGTTTTTTGGTGGCGATCAAAAGCGTTACGACGATTCCAATCCTGCTGCGATTTTGAAGAAATATAGTGATAGTAACCGGTTTGGTTCTATTTCGGGTGTCTTTGTAGCAGGCTCTCAAGACGCTGAATCCCAGAAAGGTTTGAAACGTTTGAATGATCTAGCGCAGCACGCAGGAATGCACACTCAATACCTTGAAGTGCCAGGAGGTCATGATTTTGGAACTTGGCGAGAGGCAATCCGAGCAACGTTTGCTTTAAGTGCCCAATACGGCGGTCTGTGATCATGACGTATAACAACGGCTTGACGTGCCGATTAGCCATATTGGTTAGGAGTGTTGTAGCCTGTAGCAGCAGACGTTGAGCTTATGCTTTTAACGGAAGCGGACGGACTATGGCGCAGCTTGGTAGCGCACTTGACTGGGGGTCAAGGGGTCGCAGGTTCAAATCCTGTTAGTCCGACAAATTAAGTTGATAGCGAGTTTCTGGTTAAACTCCAGTGCTCGGTATCGAGCATTAACCGGTGTTCTCAGCCAAGAACACCGGTTTTGCTTTTCGTATTTTAGGTGCGCAGTGAACATCTGCTAGTGAAAAAGTTCACTCTAATTCTTAGACTGGAGCCGGAACTGGGGAATCCCTAGCACTTAGATATATTTCTAATGAAGATCTCCGTCAACATAGACCCAGCGCCCATCATGGCGTCTGAAATGGGACGTTTCATGTTGTGATTGCAGTTGTCCACAGACAGCATACCTAGCAGTGAATTCGACAATCCCCGTCGAGTCAAAAAGGCCGCCGTGATAGGACTGATGGATGGTGAGTCCGCGCCACATAATAAATTCTTCAAGATTCAAGCTATGAGGCGCGGTTTCAGGTGCCCAAGAGTATAGAAGGTACTCCTCATTCCCCAGCACAAAAGCCGAATAGCGTGATCGCATCAACAATTCAGCAGTTGGTGCATTTTTAGCCTTGGTGTGAAAAGGTTGGCAGCAGTCTGAATAACTGGTGCCGGAACCACACGGGCAATTCATCATGAGGTGCTAAACGTCCTGGTCGTTGATGGTTACGTTTCCTTGAAGCATCTTTTCAATATCACTATTGCGAGCAGCAAGAAGCAATTCATGGCGTTCGTCATCCGTAAGATCGCCTACGAGAGATATATTTCGACGTAAGTGCACACGTTCGCCATCTCCTACGGTCTTTGAGATAGTTACGTTGACATCTTCAAGCGAATGAATACGAGATTCCTTTGCTGCCAAGCGAATTTCTTGAGATGCGGCAGCT
This window encodes:
- a CDS encoding YchJ family protein is translated as MMNCPCGSGTSYSDCCQPFHTKAKNAPTAELLMRSRYSAFVLGNEEYLLYSWAPETAPHSLNLEEFIMWRGLTIHQSYHGGLFDSTGIVEFTARYAVCGQLQSQHETSHFRRHDGRWVYVDGDLH
- a CDS encoding alpha/beta hydrolase, which produces MSRVLSISLTQPLMMWFFMGLCVVSLLMIVYAAWRPWRVKGVVITLVAITVGAFAAKIIVEKLWRPFPDSIPISIYFAVALTVIALFATMFIRRRILLFIALCLSLVGSAGVANLTYQLYPDLRSLVPVEVAREMSYSEFAHVSKAPTAQGREIGAKVTFSLVGEKSSFPARDAIAYIPPSYWTKQADSLPVLVLMAGSPGSPSDWFESARVDTVADEYQRTHDGKSPIVISVDATATLGGDPLCVDGPEFKVMTYLTQDVPTGIKNAFKVNSDQSQWTIGGLSYGGTCSFQVITNHPSAYGHFLDFSGQDELVSGTHEQTLAKFFGGDQKRYDDSNPAAILKKYSDSNRFGSISGVFVAGSQDAESQKGLKRLNDLAQHAGMHTQYLEVPGGHDFGTWREAIRATFALSAQYGGL